The following nucleotide sequence is from Psychroserpens sp. Hel_I_66.
TAAAAGAATTTCTGAAAAGTCAACTTCAATTTATTTAACCGCAACCGAAATTGAAGCAATTTATGAACTTGATTTAAAATCGAGTCCAGAGTGGGAGAAAGCCAGAGATATTTTTTTAATTGGTTATTACACCGGCCAAAGAGTTTCTGATTATAATGGTATGAAAAAAAATCAGATTAAAAATTTTGATGGTAGTGATGTTTTTGAGATTAATCAGAGAAAAACAAATAAAACCGTTTATATCCCAATTCATCCTAGAATCAAGGAAATCATGAAAACAAGATATAATAACGATCTACCGCCAAAAATGTCTGAACAGGTAATTAATAAACTCCTAAAATTGATCGGTAGAAAAACGAAAATAAATGAACTTGTACTAACCAAAATCACTAAAGGAGGTTTAGTTGATGAAAAAATGATTCCTAAGTACAAATTGATTGGAACACATACTGCTCGTCGCAGTTTTTGTACTAACGCTTACTTGTCAAAAATGCCAGTTATTGACATCATGGCATTGAGCGGACACACCACAGAACGAGAATTTTATAATTATATAAAAGTCACTCCACAAGAAAGAGCTGTAAAAATCGCTGATTCAGCATTTTTTAATAATTAACTAGTAGAAACTAAAGATATATGAATTATAAAGAAGCATTCGCCATCGATGAAAAAAGCTATTCGCTACGAAAAAAGAACAACGAAGTAACTCCTGAGTGCAGCCTCAAGAATTATGACTATTATGAGCCTAAACTAGAAGAAGATTTCTATTTAAGATACTTCATCAAAGAAATACTTTTTAATGTTCCCATTAATAACCTAAATGATTTTATTGTTTTTCAGTACAACAATTGCAAATCGCCTGATGATTTTTTAGGTGTTTTAGAAAATGAAGTTATCCCAATATTATATGATATTATTGAAAATGCACGATTATCAATGACAGGAGGTCAATATTACAATCAAATGGCTTTGGAGGATGGTTTTATTGAAACAGAAGGAGTCATCAAACATTACGAGTATGAACTTTTTCATTTTTACCATTTAGTTGCATTCCACAGAAATAAAAACCAAATCTCACGAAGAATAGTTATTGTAAAAAACTTTTTTGAAGAAATAACTGCTATTGAAGAAAACAAAATTATTGCGCCCTTAAAATGGATCGCAGGCCCAGCTCAACTTGGATATATAATTTCAGCTCTAGTGCAAAAGGGTTATGTTGATCCTCCACTTAAATCAAATGGCACAGTAAACTTCACTCAACTTGCCAAAGATGTTCTTACTACTTTCCACATGAAAGACCATAATTCTGTTGACTCTTTAAGAGGATATCTTAACCCTAATACCTATAAACATATTGAAATCCAAAAACATTTTAACAATCATGGATTTACGCTGCCTAAAAGAAGTGATGAGCTATGAGTTTCGAAACTCATAGATACCCTAAGGGCTTGAATTTAATCATTTAAAAAAATCCTATAAACTAAATTTGGAACAATCAATTTCAAATAAGTTAACATGGAATCAAAACCTTTATATGTCTACCCATTTAATGTAGAAGGGCTCACAGACAGTTTTTCAAATAGATTAGATATTAAGTTTAAGGAATTTGCTAATAAATTCTCTCCTAAAAAGGACGAAGAAGAACTTCTTACAGTTGAAGAAACAATAGCGTTTTTGAAATGCAGTAAACAAGCACTTTGGAACTGGAGAAAGAATGGGATATTGCCAAGTTATCGTTTAGGAAATCGCGTATATTATCGTAAGAGCGACATATTTGCGAAACTTATTAAACAAGAATAGTATGGTAAACACTGGTTTTATAATGCTACATCGCGAAATAATGGAATGGGAATGGTATACAGACGTAAATACGTGTCGGCTTTTTATCCATTGTCTACTTAAGATTAATTATAGTCAAAAACGTTGGCAAGGAATAACTGTAAATCAGGGCGAATTTATCACATCTTATGAAAAACTTGCAGTTGAAACAGGGCTTACTGTTAGTAAAGTAAGAACCGCATTTTCTAAGTTAATTTCAACCAATGCTGTATCTGTAGAAACAACAACCACTTATACAAAAGTAAAGATTCCAAAATTTGCAGATTTTATTGTCAATTCGACTACAAATGACACACATATTAACAAACCAAATGACAAACAAAATAGCAAACCAATCACAATCAATTCGCAAACAAATAACAATCAACTAACAACAACTAATACTAATAATAAATTAATAAAAAACAGAAAAAAGATATTTAGAGATAAGGTTTTTGGTCACACTAATTTTAAAACTAAAATTTTAAATTCCTTTTTTAACTATTGGAGCGAATTAAATGTCAATGAAAACAGAATGCGTTTTGAAAGCCAAGAATTTTTCGAGATTGAAACACGACTTGAAAAATGGGAATTAAATGAAAAAAAACAAACTCCTGCTTCAAAAGTAAAATCAACATTAATAAAAAACAGATAATCCAATAGCAATGAGACAAAATAAAACTTCAATATGTTATGATTTAATTCAATCATTAACAGCAAAAGAATATAAAGAGAATCAATTACCCCAGAAATCTGAGTTGCAAAACAATACTATAAGTAAGAAAACTTTGTGGAACCAATTTTTAAGATCATTTAAAATGATTCACAGAAAAGAGCTAATCATAAATGAGACTGTAATTCAGAACTTAAAACCTTTATTTTATTATTTTCTAAAAGATTCAAACTTTTTTGAATGTGAAAACTTGAGAAATGACATTTCTAAACCAAGCTTCGATAAAGGGCTTTTAATAATTGGAGGTTACGGACTTGGCAAAACCGATTATTTTAAGGTATTCGAAGCTGTTTTTAAAAATATTCCATCGTTTAGATTTAAATGCTATAACTCTAAAGAACTTATTACATGTTATGAGTCCTGCGTTACTCCAATGGATAAAAAAGAATTTTTTGAAGAAAAAAATAGAAAGCTATTATTTATAGATGATATTAGTTCTGAACGAGTAGCTTCAAACTACGGTCTAATTGATGTTACGGGTGAAATATTAGCAGAGCGGTATGCAAATAATTTGAGAACATTTGCCTCATGCAATTATTCAAACGTAAATCAATGCGCTGAAGAAACTTTGGAAGCATTAGGATTACGTTATGGAGACCGAATATTTGATAGGTTGTTCGAAATGTTCAACATAATTGAGTTTAAAGGAAAAAGTTTCAGAATATAGAAAAAGGTTAAATAAAACCTTATTTAACGTATAAATCAATCATAAACGATCAAATAGCCATGAAAAAAACAAAAAACTGTAAACATTGTTATCAATTATTTGAAGCAAGAAGGAGTAATCATGTTTACTGCACAACAAGTTGTAAAACAAAAGCAAGTTATAAGAGAAATGACTATCAATATGTGTCAGGTCACTATAAAAAAGTTAAAGAGTTGAGTGAAATGACTGGCATAAATTCGGAGAATTTAATTAGTCAACAAATCACAAAATTAGAAGATAAAATTGATCTCTTGGAAAAAAATAAAAATTTGTCAGGATTGAACACATCTGGTATAAAAAATTCGGCAGCTGGAACACTAATCGCTGATGCCTCAATTTATGGATTAAAAAAAGTTTTAGCGCCAAATACTTTACCTGCTACAAAAGGTGATATTGAAAGTCTAA
It contains:
- a CDS encoding helix-turn-helix domain-containing protein; translation: MESKPLYVYPFNVEGLTDSFSNRLDIKFKEFANKFSPKKDEEELLTVEETIAFLKCSKQALWNWRKNGILPSYRLGNRVYYRKSDIFAKLIKQE